The following are encoded together in the Mycolicibacterium arabiense genome:
- a CDS encoding Lrp/AsnC family transcriptional regulator, protein MDELDSAIVAALQADGRRSNRDLAAALGVSPSTTLERVRSLRQRGVLAGVHYAVDLAQLGRPVQAMITVRLRPQSREVVLGFRNFATQLPETLQVFITTGAEDVLLHVAVPSTEALRDFVLDSLTKRREVAGVRTEVVFDHERKHVIPPADA, encoded by the coding sequence GTGGACGAATTGGATTCGGCGATCGTGGCCGCGTTGCAGGCAGACGGTCGGCGCAGCAACCGCGACCTTGCCGCCGCGCTCGGAGTGTCACCGTCCACCACGCTCGAGCGCGTGCGGTCGTTGCGGCAGCGCGGCGTCCTGGCAGGTGTTCACTACGCCGTCGACCTCGCCCAGCTGGGACGGCCTGTTCAGGCGATGATCACCGTGAGGCTGCGCCCGCAATCACGCGAGGTGGTGTTGGGCTTCCGCAACTTCGCGACCCAGCTGCCAGAAACGTTGCAGGTGTTCATTACCACGGGCGCCGAGGACGTCCTCCTCCACGTCGCGGTCCCTTCGACCGAGGCGCTGCGCGACTTCGTGCTGGACTCGCTGACCAAGCGGCGCGAAGTCGCCGGTGTCCGCACCGAAGTGGTCTTCGACCACGAGCGAAAGCACGTCATCCCACCCGCGGATGCATGA
- a CDS encoding formylglycine-generating enzyme family protein, translating to MPDGLVRIPAQTATLGSDTHYPEEAPSRDVSVDEFWVHTHAVTNTQFAEFVADTGYVTVAERPISSADYPNAPTENLQPGSMVFRRTPGPVDLRHLSQWWIWTPGASWRHPVGPNSSIDRRADHPVVHVAHEDAQTYAEWAGMALPTEEQWETAARGGLTGVAFTWGDDPEPAGRRFANFWHGDFPWRPEPGYGRTMAVGSFPPNDYGLYDMAGNVWEWTTTWYADGGAACCAEESYDPAQPQFRRPRRVVKGGSFLCADTYCLRYRPAARRGQPVDTGMSHIGFRCVSM from the coding sequence ATGCCTGACGGCCTCGTTCGCATCCCAGCTCAAACCGCGACGCTCGGCTCAGACACGCACTATCCCGAGGAAGCGCCAAGCCGCGACGTCTCCGTCGATGAATTCTGGGTGCACACCCACGCCGTCACCAATACGCAGTTTGCCGAATTCGTCGCCGATACCGGCTATGTCACCGTCGCCGAGCGCCCGATCAGTTCGGCGGACTATCCGAATGCTCCGACGGAGAACTTGCAGCCGGGCTCCATGGTGTTCCGTCGCACCCCCGGGCCCGTGGACCTGCGCCACCTCAGCCAGTGGTGGATCTGGACGCCCGGCGCGTCATGGCGCCATCCGGTCGGCCCGAATTCGTCGATCGACAGGCGTGCGGACCACCCCGTCGTCCATGTCGCCCACGAGGATGCGCAGACATACGCCGAGTGGGCAGGCATGGCGCTGCCCACCGAGGAACAGTGGGAGACCGCTGCCCGCGGCGGGCTCACGGGAGTCGCGTTCACGTGGGGCGACGACCCCGAGCCGGCAGGACGGAGATTCGCGAACTTCTGGCACGGCGACTTCCCCTGGCGCCCCGAGCCGGGCTACGGCCGCACCATGGCGGTGGGCAGCTTCCCGCCGAACGACTACGGGCTGTACGACATGGCAGGAAACGTCTGGGAATGGACCACCACCTGGTACGCCGACGGGGGAGCGGCGTGCTGCGCCGAGGAGAGTTACGACCCGGCGCAACCCCAGTTCAGGCGACCCCGGCGCGTCGTCAAGGGCGGGTCCTTCCTGTGCGCAGACACCTACTGCCTGCGCTACCGACCCGCCGCTCGCCGCGGGCAACCGGTCGACACGGGCATGAGCCACATCGGTTTCCGTTGCGTCAGCATGTGA
- a CDS encoding PGRS repeat-containing protein, protein MKRTVSGWQRVGVGVGGAAALGVGVLFVAEHIGPSAHPVTTARVHLASVEAPLAPAVVDDSWWLRDGGSGVAALLLPTPAPLLAAQPVADPRPMIGYGGWLIGNGINAAADCVGAACNGGNGGLFFGNGGRGANGGNGGNAGWFGNGGAGGNGGTAQDGGNGGRGGLFVGNGGAGGNGGAGTAGVDATAAGTAGAIGGAGGNGGAGGASGAIGLGGTGGAGGAGGRGGNGATGVDGVDATVVGAPGIGGAAGGDGGRGGAGGNAGAGGAGSLLLNSGQAGTNGAGGAGGNGAMGGNGGAGADGADGRDGVNGATAGENGEDGVAGQAGGTGGDGGSGGRAGLGGAAGLGGIGGATGAAGSAGLQGNGGAGGNGGNGGAGGNGVTGADTAAATVAGAPGATGQAGGAGGSGGAGGDAGRGGSGTVSGAVGANGSGGAGGDGANGGRGGDGASGSDGNDGSGRIGERGDDGQAGGKGGDGGAGGGAGTGGQAGSGGTGGTTGQAGTAGSQGNGGNGGNGGDGGRGGAGATGATGQAGASTIRPSDGGVGGAGGVGGDGGNGGGGGAAGHGTVAGMSGANGDGGSGGDGGTGGTGGRGGSTAVGSGASGGVGGQGGSGGNGGQAGTGGTAGTGSAGTHGALGAGGNGGDGGDGTGFGGRGGDGASMSASGDGITVVAGNGGSGGAGAVGGPGQGGNGGTATVVGDGATSIGGHGGNGGPGQAAGGTGGLGGAASAVGTNATAVGGNGGNAAAGISGGAGGGGGSASVDGPGGTAVGGSGGTGGLSSSTVAGGLGGNGGTASSINDVGGTATGGAGGTGGNSFGGTGGQGGSGGTASAASGSATGGTGGSGGNTDLRSVGGRGGAGGDASSDDGAATGGRGGAGGSNPVGGGGRGGDGGSGQGTPGRGGDGGNGGSSGGAGGAGGSGSTSDGNPGSAG, encoded by the coding sequence GTGAAGAGAACCGTGTCCGGCTGGCAGCGCGTTGGAGTGGGTGTCGGCGGAGCGGCGGCGCTCGGCGTCGGCGTTCTGTTCGTGGCCGAACACATCGGTCCGTCGGCGCATCCGGTGACAACGGCGCGCGTGCACCTCGCATCGGTCGAGGCGCCGTTGGCGCCCGCCGTCGTCGACGACTCGTGGTGGCTTCGCGACGGCGGTTCGGGCGTCGCTGCCCTGCTGCTACCGACGCCGGCACCCTTGCTCGCAGCTCAACCCGTCGCGGATCCGCGTCCGATGATCGGCTACGGCGGATGGCTCATCGGCAATGGCATCAACGCCGCCGCTGACTGCGTCGGAGCCGCCTGCAACGGCGGAAACGGAGGGCTGTTCTTCGGCAACGGCGGCCGCGGCGCCAACGGCGGTAACGGGGGCAACGCCGGATGGTTCGGCAACGGCGGCGCCGGCGGCAATGGAGGAACGGCTCAGGACGGCGGCAACGGCGGCCGCGGCGGCCTGTTCGTGGGCAACGGCGGTGCGGGTGGCAACGGCGGAGCCGGAACGGCGGGTGTTGATGCTACCGCGGCCGGTACCGCGGGAGCGATCGGCGGCGCCGGCGGCAACGGCGGTGCGGGTGGTGCGAGCGGCGCGATCGGCCTCGGCGGAACGGGCGGCGCCGGCGGCGCCGGCGGACGCGGCGGCAACGGTGCTACCGGCGTGGACGGTGTTGATGCCACGGTCGTGGGCGCACCCGGCATCGGCGGTGCAGCCGGAGGCGACGGTGGTCGTGGCGGAGCCGGCGGCAACGCAGGCGCCGGAGGCGCCGGCTCTCTCCTGCTCAATTCCGGGCAGGCCGGCACGAATGGTGCCGGCGGCGCCGGAGGCAACGGAGCGATGGGCGGCAACGGCGGCGCCGGCGCCGATGGTGCCGATGGCCGTGACGGCGTGAACGGCGCGACTGCCGGCGAGAATGGTGAGGACGGCGTCGCCGGCCAGGCGGGCGGCACGGGCGGCGACGGCGGCTCTGGCGGACGGGCCGGTCTCGGTGGTGCCGCGGGCCTTGGCGGCATCGGAGGAGCCACCGGTGCCGCGGGCAGCGCCGGATTGCAGGGCAACGGAGGCGCGGGCGGCAACGGCGGCAATGGTGGTGCCGGCGGAAACGGTGTGACGGGCGCCGACACGGCGGCGGCGACGGTAGCCGGCGCACCTGGTGCCACGGGGCAGGCGGGTGGCGCAGGCGGTTCGGGCGGTGCCGGTGGCGATGCCGGACGCGGCGGCTCCGGCACGGTGAGCGGCGCGGTGGGCGCCAACGGATCTGGCGGTGCAGGCGGGGACGGGGCCAACGGGGGCAGGGGCGGCGATGGCGCGAGTGGCTCCGACGGAAACGATGGCTCCGGCCGCATTGGTGAGCGCGGCGACGACGGGCAGGCCGGCGGCAAGGGCGGCGACGGCGGCGCCGGCGGAGGGGCAGGGACCGGCGGCCAGGCCGGCAGCGGTGGGACGGGTGGAACGACCGGCCAGGCCGGTACCGCCGGCAGTCAAGGCAACGGGGGCAACGGCGGCAACGGCGGCGACGGCGGTCGCGGTGGCGCCGGTGCGACCGGCGCCACGGGCCAGGCCGGCGCGTCCACCATCAGGCCGTCGGACGGCGGCGTGGGCGGCGCAGGCGGTGTGGGGGGCGACGGTGGCAATGGCGGTGGCGGCGGCGCGGCAGGCCACGGCACCGTCGCGGGGATGAGCGGCGCCAACGGAGACGGCGGTTCGGGCGGCGACGGCGGCACGGGTGGCACGGGTGGCCGGGGCGGCAGCACCGCGGTCGGCAGCGGTGCCTCGGGAGGCGTTGGCGGACAGGGTGGTTCGGGCGGCAACGGTGGCCAGGCAGGAACGGGCGGAACTGCTGGAACGGGATCGGCGGGCACGCACGGCGCCTTGGGCGCCGGCGGCAACGGTGGCGACGGTGGCGACGGTACGGGGTTCGGGGGGCGCGGCGGTGACGGAGCCTCGATGAGCGCCTCCGGCGACGGCATCACGGTCGTCGCCGGCAACGGCGGTTCCGGTGGGGCGGGCGCCGTCGGCGGCCCGGGACAGGGCGGCAACGGTGGGACGGCGACCGTCGTCGGCGACGGTGCCACCAGCATCGGCGGGCATGGCGGTAACGGCGGTCCAGGCCAGGCTGCGGGCGGCACCGGTGGTCTGGGCGGCGCGGCGTCCGCAGTCGGGACGAACGCCACCGCCGTCGGGGGCAACGGCGGCAACGCCGCGGCAGGCATATCGGGCGGAGCGGGCGGCGGCGGTGGCTCGGCCAGTGTCGACGGCCCGGGTGGTACCGCCGTGGGCGGCAGCGGCGGCACCGGGGGCCTCTCGTCGAGCACCGTCGCGGGCGGCCTCGGTGGAAACGGTGGCACCGCGTCGTCGATCAACGACGTCGGAGGCACCGCAACCGGTGGCGCAGGTGGCACCGGCGGAAACAGCTTCGGCGGCACGGGAGGCCAGGGCGGGTCGGGCGGAACGGCGTCGGCGGCCAGCGGGTCGGCTACCGGCGGCACCGGCGGGTCAGGCGGCAACACCGATCTGCGGTCGGTCGGCGGCCGTGGCGGTGCGGGGGGCGACGCGAGTTCGGACGACGGCGCGGCTACCGGTGGACGTGGGGGCGCCGGGGGCAGCAACCCGGTCGGCGGCGGGGGGCGCGGCGGGGACGGCGGCAGCGGCCAAGGCACTCCGGGACGCGGCGGCGACGGCGGTAACGGCGGTTCGTCTGGCGGCGCCGGAGGAGCCGGGGGCAGCGGCAGCACGTCGGACGGGAACCCGGGTTCGGCCGGCTGA
- a CDS encoding secretion protein EccK, whose product MPTEPAASTHAPAGGSGGASGAGMGSGAGTSGGGGSVGGGAPSGAGPASPPPPPMPLAPPSTPTPAAPTGPPGGGAGANPAAAAGPGGPGVHAASAGRNDAGAVGAAPVPVSTARMERDAIASASAGGAMNRKKNGNAALIMARRIAAALNIGVSDFGFYWVTGLTADGSIVVANSYGLAYIPEGVNLPAQVTMATADETLPPQERAKWATYPILAIQGWAQAHDQKLRAVIATEEQFASFDPGTAKIVLRPDDIPESGKMEGRSRLEVIAPSASARLASVPNADLTELLPPAPADTTAPEDKSNVLWFELIKPLMSTSPERVGVHLQAFINYAEHAQEQALYRAHTAVDAELQRAAIADWVYWQHLSVLMWEASGADASV is encoded by the coding sequence ATGCCTACCGAACCCGCTGCCAGCACGCACGCCCCAGCCGGTGGGTCCGGTGGCGCCAGCGGCGCCGGGATGGGCAGCGGCGCAGGAACTTCCGGCGGCGGTGGCTCTGTAGGTGGCGGGGCGCCGTCCGGTGCTGGCCCGGCGAGCCCACCCCCACCGCCCATGCCGCTCGCTCCCCCAAGCACGCCGACACCCGCTGCACCCACCGGGCCCCCTGGCGGCGGCGCAGGAGCCAACCCAGCAGCAGCCGCCGGACCAGGCGGGCCAGGAGTCCACGCGGCGTCGGCGGGACGCAACGATGCCGGCGCGGTAGGCGCAGCGCCCGTTCCGGTGTCGACCGCGCGCATGGAACGCGACGCCATCGCATCGGCGTCCGCGGGCGGAGCCATGAACCGCAAGAAGAACGGCAATGCCGCGCTGATCATGGCTCGTCGCATCGCCGCAGCGCTCAACATTGGCGTCAGCGACTTCGGCTTCTACTGGGTCACCGGCCTCACCGCCGACGGCTCCATCGTCGTCGCAAACAGCTACGGGCTGGCCTACATCCCCGAGGGCGTCAACCTGCCGGCTCAAGTCACCATGGCCACCGCCGACGAGACCCTCCCGCCACAGGAACGCGCCAAGTGGGCGACCTACCCCATCCTCGCCATCCAAGGCTGGGCCCAAGCCCACGACCAAAAACTGCGCGCCGTCATCGCCACCGAAGAGCAGTTCGCGAGCTTCGACCCCGGCACCGCCAAGATCGTCCTGCGACCCGACGACATCCCCGAAAGCGGCAAGATGGAGGGCCGCAGCCGCCTCGAGGTCATCGCACCCAGCGCCTCGGCACGGCTCGCCTCGGTACCGAACGCAGACCTCACCGAACTACTTCCGCCCGCGCCCGCCGACACCACTGCGCCGGAAGACAAGTCGAACGTGCTGTGGTTCGAACTCATCAAGCCACTGATGAGCACCTCCCCGGAACGTGTCGGCGTGCACCTGCAGGCGTTCATCAACTACGCCGAGCACGCTCAGGAGCAGGCGCTCTATCGGGCACACACGGCGGTCGACGCCGAGCTACAACGCGCCGCGATCGCAGACTGGGTCTATTGGCAACACCTGAGCGTGCTGATGTGGGAAGCGAGCGGCGCAGACGCCAGCGTCTGA
- a CDS encoding helix-turn-helix transcriptional regulator, with the protein MRRAERMYALVDLLRGSRRPLSAARLSEEFEVSKRTIERDIQSLQLAGVPIYAHHGVSGGYSILREHSLPPLNLTVPESLAVLAGLGLLETSPYGAAARRARAKVLAISREDQLAPVDDALASMFVIDAEPQPDVAVSLIPEAIAARRVVRLDYVAADGETRTTRDVEAMGLLRGGDAWVFVAWCRLRDGIRGFHLDRIRHLEITDEVFPERDPALLDADLSRWRTRRLG; encoded by the coding sequence ATGAGGCGTGCCGAGAGGATGTACGCGCTGGTCGATCTGCTGCGGGGATCGCGCCGGCCGTTGTCGGCCGCTCGACTCTCGGAGGAGTTCGAGGTCTCCAAGCGCACGATCGAGCGTGACATCCAGTCGCTTCAGCTCGCCGGGGTCCCGATCTACGCCCACCACGGGGTGTCGGGCGGATACTCGATCCTGCGGGAGCACTCCTTGCCGCCGCTGAATCTCACGGTGCCGGAGTCGTTGGCAGTGCTTGCGGGCCTTGGTCTCTTGGAGACTTCACCGTATGGGGCGGCGGCGCGTCGGGCGCGCGCGAAGGTCCTCGCGATCAGCCGCGAGGACCAGCTTGCGCCAGTCGACGACGCATTGGCGTCGATGTTCGTCATCGATGCCGAGCCGCAGCCGGACGTAGCAGTGTCACTGATTCCCGAGGCGATTGCCGCCCGCCGAGTCGTACGGTTGGACTACGTCGCCGCCGACGGCGAGACCCGCACGACCCGTGACGTGGAGGCCATGGGTCTGCTGCGCGGAGGGGATGCCTGGGTGTTCGTGGCGTGGTGCCGGCTGCGTGACGGCATCCGCGGGTTCCACCTCGACCGCATCCGGCACCTGGAGATCACCGATGAGGTCTTTCCCGAACGCGATCCCGCGCTGCTCGACGCGGACCTGTCGCGTTGGCGCACTCGCCGGCTCGGATGA
- a CDS encoding DUF4436 family protein — protein sequence MARTRTTGRAWAVVLVLAVIGIYVAVILTYALAGRIDDADDREPATNGALVYLDVDAVSGETFSFQTRVAVYPGADLLTADGDLREDLTVDVSPAASADSLTFARGTRVGSQPVSLYADGDIRQWPFDAYETSDVQVQAFTGTGAARVSVPVQVVVTDSVTSWAVHARASESGPAQALDIHVARTGPTIGSAIAMCAVLIILPVCTLFVSIQTLRGRKQFLPPIVTWFAVMLFSVLPIRNLFPGSPPIGSWVDYTVVLWVVMGLATALALYVTAWWRQAP from the coding sequence ATGGCAAGGACGAGAACCACCGGTAGGGCATGGGCGGTGGTGTTGGTCCTTGCCGTGATCGGGATCTACGTCGCAGTCATCCTGACCTACGCGCTCGCGGGTCGCATCGACGACGCCGACGATCGAGAGCCTGCGACCAACGGTGCGCTGGTGTACCTCGACGTCGACGCCGTGTCGGGAGAGACGTTCTCGTTCCAGACCCGCGTCGCGGTGTATCCGGGGGCCGACCTGCTCACCGCCGATGGCGACCTGCGCGAGGACCTGACAGTCGACGTTAGCCCCGCCGCGAGCGCGGACTCGCTGACGTTCGCACGCGGCACGCGCGTGGGATCACAACCGGTCAGCCTCTACGCCGATGGCGACATCCGCCAGTGGCCATTCGACGCGTACGAGACATCCGACGTGCAGGTGCAGGCGTTCACCGGTACCGGTGCTGCCCGGGTGTCCGTACCGGTCCAGGTGGTCGTCACCGACTCGGTGACGTCCTGGGCGGTGCACGCGCGCGCGTCCGAGTCCGGCCCCGCGCAGGCTCTCGACATCCACGTCGCACGCACGGGCCCGACGATCGGATCCGCGATCGCGATGTGCGCGGTGCTGATCATCCTGCCCGTCTGCACGCTCTTCGTGTCGATTCAGACGCTGCGCGGGCGCAAGCAGTTCCTCCCGCCGATCGTGACCTGGTTCGCGGTGATGCTGTTCTCGGTCCTACCGATTCGCAATCTGTTTCCCGGGTCGCCGCCGATCGGATCGTGGGTCGACTACACCGTGGTGCTCTGGGTGGTCATGGGTCTGGCCACTGCACTCGCGCTGTACGTCACCGCGTGGTGGCGGCAGGCGCCCTAG
- a CDS encoding DUF2000 domain-containing protein, translated as MSELKLAPEPSGATNHLHTKIAVVLDDGLTTWQKLNVTAFLASGIAATAAEAIGLSYVDADGNEYAPMFGQPVMVFGADKARVIRTLNRAVDRGVSPAIFTSALFDTGHDDENRAAVAAVGRAEMDVVGLAVRAERKVVDKIVDGLKLHR; from the coding sequence GTGAGCGAACTTAAGCTGGCTCCTGAGCCGTCCGGGGCAACGAACCACCTGCACACAAAGATTGCCGTGGTCCTGGATGACGGCTTGACGACCTGGCAGAAACTCAACGTGACGGCGTTTCTCGCCAGCGGCATCGCCGCAACGGCAGCCGAGGCGATCGGCCTGAGCTACGTCGACGCCGACGGCAACGAGTACGCGCCGATGTTCGGTCAGCCCGTCATGGTGTTCGGCGCCGACAAAGCGCGCGTAATCCGCACTCTCAATCGGGCAGTCGACCGAGGAGTGTCGCCCGCCATCTTCACCTCGGCACTGTTCGATACCGGTCACGACGACGAGAACCGGGCCGCGGTGGCGGCCGTCGGACGCGCCGAGATGGACGTCGTCGGACTTGCAGTGCGCGCGGAGCGCAAGGTCGTCGACAAGATCGTCGACGGGCTCAAACTGCATCGCTGA
- a CDS encoding outer membrane protein assembly factor BamB family protein — MSATGHDDRPVDATTSAPTEVSAIPPVLGDKRFEVTISGRPDAQPHVVPAGPGFAVVVDDNLTAYGADGVERWHYRPADTAIDNVHVYDDGAVLIAALSDNLIAFDANTGQQLWTSSDEDLRGAFDGYQNSTEQKPYPSLPRFLAQSTGTVMMGFDPRNGEETWRHSRGCSKTAYTPTQLLCLNMWGDHARVTVVDAATGSAGVDVRVPIPGAGRPETWTFIAEDVDSSGAGVAMTFWVSSSDEQDPSPLVYLNTTSRASVPLGEASAFGGDPRGDLLVTSPGGGTVALHDAAGARRCIINPDATPVDGEFGATAWLTDQIIAVINRGTGFDPEPALVVFDRDCRSLSSEPVPPGTDITAIVPAPGATLIVRSDGAGTHIDGYSPR; from the coding sequence GTGTCCGCCACCGGTCACGATGACCGGCCCGTCGACGCCACCACGTCTGCGCCAACCGAGGTCTCGGCGATCCCGCCTGTACTGGGTGACAAGCGGTTTGAGGTCACGATCTCCGGACGTCCTGACGCGCAGCCCCACGTCGTGCCCGCCGGACCTGGGTTCGCCGTCGTCGTCGATGACAACCTGACAGCCTATGGCGCCGACGGTGTGGAGCGCTGGCACTACCGCCCCGCGGACACCGCGATCGACAACGTGCACGTCTACGACGACGGGGCGGTGCTCATCGCAGCACTGTCCGACAATCTCATCGCATTCGATGCGAACACCGGCCAGCAGCTGTGGACATCATCGGATGAGGATCTGCGCGGTGCGTTCGATGGCTACCAGAACTCCACCGAGCAGAAGCCATACCCGTCGTTGCCGCGGTTTCTGGCGCAGTCGACGGGAACGGTGATGATGGGCTTCGATCCCCGCAACGGTGAGGAGACGTGGCGACACTCGAGGGGCTGTTCCAAGACCGCCTACACCCCAACACAGCTGTTGTGCCTCAACATGTGGGGTGACCACGCGAGAGTCACGGTGGTCGACGCAGCCACTGGGTCTGCAGGCGTTGACGTCAGGGTGCCGATCCCGGGTGCCGGCCGCCCCGAGACTTGGACGTTCATCGCCGAGGACGTCGACTCCAGTGGCGCCGGTGTCGCGATGACGTTCTGGGTCTCAAGCAGTGATGAACAGGACCCGAGCCCGCTGGTTTACCTCAACACCACCTCGCGTGCCTCGGTGCCGCTCGGTGAGGCATCTGCGTTCGGCGGTGATCCGCGTGGCGACTTGCTCGTCACCTCGCCCGGCGGTGGCACCGTGGCACTGCACGACGCGGCGGGCGCTCGACGGTGCATCATCAACCCTGACGCAACGCCGGTGGACGGTGAGTTCGGGGCCACCGCCTGGCTGACCGATCAGATCATCGCCGTGATCAACCGAGGCACGGGATTCGACCCCGAGCCAGCACTAGTCGTCTTCGACCGCGACTGCCGGTCACTGTCGTCGGAACCCGTGCCACCTGGCACGGACATCACCGCGATCGTGCCAGCCCCCGGCGCCACGCTGATCGTGCGCAGCGACGGCGCCGGTACACACATCGACGGCTACTCCCCCCGGTAG
- a CDS encoding exonuclease domain-containing protein, whose amino-acid sequence MLSGFDFVSLDVETANYSRGSVCSIGYAVVRDGARVEQGQWLCRPPEEVGHFEGFNVRLHGITPAMVASQPRFEDRLGDLLDRVADLPVVAHNASFDVGAIRTACYLSDIEWPTFDYGCSLMWSRRLLNLINYSLPFVAGHLDVKLDAHHDAEADAVAAADVTLALAALHDVATIDELCSKALTRLGRLTAVDWRGCRTICDGGGGSPKAAPAEANQDADPHHPLFGQVMAFTGALASMKRQEAFDLVARLGAVGSKSVTKNTTLLVIGDGFAGTTPDEFWTGKALDACRWRAKGKPIQVLTEPEFLSYAAETESSGTRA is encoded by the coding sequence GTGCTATCAGGTTTCGACTTTGTCTCGCTCGACGTGGAGACGGCGAATTACAGTCGCGGCTCTGTCTGCTCAATCGGATACGCGGTCGTGCGCGACGGCGCTCGGGTTGAGCAGGGGCAGTGGCTTTGTCGCCCACCTGAGGAGGTCGGTCATTTCGAAGGCTTCAACGTGCGCCTACACGGCATCACACCTGCGATGGTTGCCAGCCAACCCCGGTTCGAAGATCGACTGGGCGACCTACTCGACCGAGTAGCAGATCTCCCGGTGGTCGCGCACAACGCCAGCTTCGACGTCGGCGCGATAAGGACCGCCTGTTACCTGTCCGACATTGAGTGGCCGACGTTCGACTACGGCTGCTCGTTGATGTGGTCACGTCGACTGCTGAATCTCATCAATTACTCACTGCCGTTTGTCGCCGGTCACCTCGATGTGAAGCTCGACGCGCACCACGATGCTGAGGCCGATGCTGTCGCTGCCGCTGACGTAACGCTTGCACTGGCGGCCCTGCATGACGTAGCGACGATTGACGAACTCTGCTCGAAGGCGCTCACGCGTCTTGGCCGACTCACCGCCGTCGACTGGCGGGGCTGCCGGACCATTTGTGACGGGGGCGGCGGAAGCCCAAAGGCAGCACCCGCCGAGGCGAACCAGGACGCTGACCCGCACCACCCGCTGTTCGGCCAAGTCATGGCTTTTACGGGCGCACTTGCCTCGATGAAGCGGCAAGAAGCGTTCGATCTGGTTGCCCGGCTGGGCGCTGTCGGTAGCAAATCGGTCACAAAGAACACCACGTTGCTCGTCATCGGCGACGGTTTCGCCGGGACAACGCCCGACGAGTTCTGGACGGGCAAGGCGCTCGATGCATGCCGATGGCGCGCGAAGGGAAAGCCGATTCAGGTGCTGACCGAGCCGGAGTTCTTGAGTTATGCCGCTGAGACGGAGTCAAGCGGTACTAGGGCCTGA
- a CDS encoding nuclear transport factor 2 family protein — protein sequence MNENTDVTTTNTAAADAALAVWLDMWNSGGEIARRICSADFLIHFSNSEADGSNPGDDVVGAESFARFLDSYRERHPDVVFTEVSRAVDGPHGRMLWNVRAGDAAAGGVDVFDFTEDGLIREVWSVGGTRPHRT from the coding sequence ATGAACGAGAACACGGACGTGACGACGACGAACACCGCTGCTGCCGATGCGGCGCTTGCAGTGTGGCTGGACATGTGGAACTCCGGCGGCGAGATCGCCCGTCGGATCTGCAGTGCGGACTTCCTCATTCACTTCTCGAACTCCGAAGCGGATGGGTCGAATCCGGGCGACGACGTGGTGGGCGCGGAGAGTTTCGCTCGGTTCCTGGATTCGTATCGCGAGCGGCATCCGGATGTGGTTTTCACCGAGGTGTCACGGGCGGTGGACGGTCCGCACGGGCGAATGCTGTGGAACGTCCGCGCCGGGGACGCTGCTGCCGGCGGGGTCGACGTCTTCGACTTCACCGAGGATGGACTGATCCGCGAGGTGTGGTCGGTGGGCGGGACGCGCCCGCATCGCACCTGA